The Desmonostoc muscorum LEGE 12446 genome includes a region encoding these proteins:
- the lipA gene encoding lipoyl synthase translates to MTVKPDWLRVKAPGRERIGNVKDILRDLALNTVCEEASCPNIGECFNAGTATFLIMGPACTRACPYCDIDFEKKPKPLDPTEPARLAEAVRRMKLNHVVITSVNRDDLPDGGASQFVGCIDAVRNVSPNTTIEVLIPDLCGNWNALELILQAAPEVLNHNTETIPRLYRRVRPQGNYDRTLELLQRTRQLSPSTYTKSGIMVGLGETDAEIRQVMQDLRSVDCDILTIGQYLQPSQKHLKVNDFIHPEQFAAWKAFGEEIGFLQVVSSPLTRSSYHAEQVRELMERNPRSQF, encoded by the coding sequence GTGACTGTAAAACCAGACTGGTTGCGGGTGAAAGCACCTGGGCGTGAGCGCATCGGTAACGTTAAAGACATTTTGCGGGATTTAGCTCTCAATACAGTTTGCGAGGAAGCGTCCTGTCCGAATATTGGTGAATGCTTCAACGCTGGTACTGCCACGTTTTTGATTATGGGACCGGCTTGTACACGCGCTTGTCCCTACTGCGATATTGATTTTGAGAAAAAACCCAAACCATTAGACCCCACCGAACCTGCACGACTAGCGGAAGCTGTTCGCCGCATGAAACTTAATCATGTGGTAATCACTTCTGTAAACCGAGATGATTTGCCAGATGGTGGCGCATCTCAATTTGTGGGGTGTATTGATGCAGTTCGTAACGTCTCACCCAACACCACAATTGAAGTGCTAATTCCTGACTTGTGCGGTAATTGGAATGCTTTAGAGTTGATTCTCCAAGCTGCACCAGAGGTGTTAAACCATAACACGGAAACCATCCCCCGTTTGTATCGCCGGGTGCGTCCCCAAGGAAATTACGATCGCACATTAGAATTATTGCAGCGAACTCGCCAACTTTCTCCTAGCACCTACACTAAATCCGGTATCATGGTTGGACTCGGTGAAACTGACGCCGAAATCCGTCAAGTCATGCAAGACTTGCGATCTGTAGATTGCGACATTTTAACAATTGGGCAATACCTCCAACCCAGTCAAAAACACCTGAAAGTAAATGATTTTATCCACCCAGAACAATTTGCTGCTTGGAAGGCATTCGGCGAAGAAATAGGATTTTTACAAGTTGTTTCTTCACCATTGACAAGAAGCTCATATCATGCAGAACAAGTCAGGGAATTAATGGAACGTAATCCCCGCAGTCAATTTTAG
- a CDS encoding Fur family transcriptional regulator, with product MTAYTTTSLKAELNERGWRLTPQRETILHIFQELPQGEHLSAEDLYHRLETDGEGISLSTIYRTLKLMARMGILRELELGEGHKHYELNQPYPHHHHHLICVRCNSTIEFKNDSILKIGAKTAQKEGFHLLDCQMTIHAVCPKCQRALMPL from the coding sequence ATGACTGCTTACACAACTACTTCACTCAAGGCAGAACTGAACGAACGAGGCTGGCGTTTGACTCCCCAGCGCGAAACAATTTTACACATTTTTCAAGAACTTCCGCAAGGTGAACATTTGAGTGCGGAAGATCTTTATCATCGGTTAGAAACTGATGGTGAAGGGATCAGTCTGTCAACTATTTATCGGACTTTGAAGTTGATGGCCAGAATGGGGATTCTACGGGAATTAGAACTGGGTGAGGGACATAAGCATTATGAACTCAACCAGCCTTATCCCCATCACCACCATCACCTAATTTGTGTTCGCTGTAACTCAACCATTGAGTTTAAAAATGACTCAATTTTAAAAATTGGGGCAAAAACTGCTCAAAAAGAAGGTTTTCACTTACTTGACTGTCAAATGACCATCCATGCGGTGTGTCCCAAGTGCCAACGAGCGCTGATGCCGCTTTAG
- a CDS encoding DUF6575 domain-containing protein, producing the protein MSFLPERTILGQLEIIEVYDFYDKPVLFSCKNKSGLIFIVICVDSSDVAEIWLYAPMSSSRFQNLAQGKFELRDIFNNTEDGFVYHVEIPYEEGMNVVVKTVNCNEIPDEYLPGLGQVIQAEDNCNHTNIETVSIQKRREIINFVLQFPEEEITEAPVGDLGLILSSLQETIDAIGQIKLGKSESHIIQPEVKQKTQVVMSGVFSGSFGMRLEGTVYAEDSLGLGESFLGQCLKEFIQLINLGANTEELPAKLNVLKKKTAFKYTEFLTALTRIGISKLHIDWASPGQKVQMGEIEQETVFKVLDVIKNTKLRAETEICVNVKLTQISYSSKTLTLQEVGSKKKYKCLIADSAMKDVETISRNRVYVATIQEYVIVSTVLNKEKHEYELLSLKLEAESENI; encoded by the coding sequence ATGAGTTTTTTGCCGGAACGAACAATACTAGGACAGCTTGAAATTATAGAAGTCTACGACTTTTATGATAAGCCAGTGTTGTTTTCCTGTAAAAATAAATCGGGATTAATTTTTATTGTAATTTGTGTAGATAGTTCTGATGTTGCTGAGATATGGTTATATGCTCCCATGTCTTCATCTAGATTTCAAAACCTAGCTCAGGGTAAATTTGAGCTTAGAGATATATTTAATAATACAGAAGATGGTTTTGTATATCATGTAGAAATCCCTTATGAAGAAGGGATGAATGTTGTTGTAAAAACTGTTAATTGCAATGAAATTCCAGATGAATATTTGCCAGGATTAGGGCAAGTTATTCAGGCTGAAGATAATTGCAATCATACTAATATTGAAACGGTTTCTATTCAAAAAAGAAGAGAAATAATTAATTTTGTTTTACAGTTTCCAGAGGAAGAGATTACAGAAGCTCCTGTGGGTGATTTAGGGTTAATTTTATCTTCATTACAAGAAACAATTGATGCTATCGGTCAAATCAAGCTAGGTAAATCAGAAAGCCACATAATACAACCAGAAGTAAAGCAAAAGACTCAAGTTGTTATGTCTGGTGTATTTAGTGGCTCATTTGGAATGCGCCTGGAAGGAACTGTATATGCAGAAGATAGTTTAGGTTTAGGAGAGTCTTTCTTAGGGCAATGCTTAAAAGAATTTATACAGTTAATAAATCTTGGGGCAAATACAGAGGAATTGCCAGCTAAATTAAATGTATTAAAAAAGAAAACAGCTTTTAAATATACTGAGTTTTTAACAGCTTTAACTAGAATTGGAATAAGTAAATTACACATAGATTGGGCTTCTCCTGGTCAAAAGGTACAAATGGGAGAAATAGAACAAGAAACTGTATTTAAAGTTCTTGATGTTATCAAGAATACTAAGTTAAGAGCAGAAACAGAAATTTGTGTAAATGTAAAATTGACTCAGATTAGTTACAGTAGTAAAACATTAACTTTACAAGAAGTCGGTTCTAAGAAAAAATACAAATGCTTGATAGCAGATTCGGCTATGAAAGATGTAGAAACTATTAGCAGAAATAGAGTTTATGTAGCCACTATTCAAGAGTATGTTATTGTATCTACTGTTCTGAATAAGGAAAAGCACGAATATGAATTATTAAGTTTAAAGTTAGAAGCAGAATCAGAAAATATATAA
- a CDS encoding NAD(P)H-dependent glycerol-3-phosphate dehydrogenase produces the protein MTNPKSEIQNPKSVAILGAGAWGTALANLAAANGHEVRVWSRHGSQTLEAVVKDVHIILSAISMTGVRDVASQVHSFPLSPETIFVTATKGLDPQTTCTPSQIWQTIFPNHAVVVLSGPNLSKEIQMQLPAATVVASNIPTAAELVQLVFSSHRFRVYTNSDPLGVELGGTLKNVIAIAAGVCDGLQLGTNAKAALVTRGLTEIIRVGNNWGAKTGTFYGLSGLGDLLATCNSPLSRNYQVGYQLAGGKTLTEILTNLQGTAEGVNTCRVLIQRAKQQNIAVPITEQVYHLLQGQITPRQALDELMLRDIKPEYNY, from the coding sequence ATGACTAATCCAAAATCCGAAATCCAAAATCCAAAATCCGTTGCCATTCTGGGTGCGGGTGCTTGGGGTACGGCGCTGGCAAATCTAGCAGCGGCCAATGGCCATGAGGTGCGTGTCTGGTCGCGTCACGGTTCCCAAACTCTCGAAGCAGTAGTCAAAGATGTCCACATAATCCTGTCAGCTATCTCCATGACAGGTGTCAGGGATGTTGCTTCTCAAGTCCACTCTTTCCCTCTTTCTCCAGAGACAATTTTTGTCACAGCAACCAAAGGCTTAGACCCCCAAACCACCTGTACGCCGTCGCAAATTTGGCAAACAATATTCCCTAACCATGCAGTAGTTGTTCTGTCAGGGCCGAATTTATCTAAAGAAATTCAAATGCAATTACCAGCAGCAACTGTGGTAGCCAGTAATATCCCCACGGCTGCTGAGCTAGTGCAGTTAGTATTTTCCTCACATCGTTTCCGGGTATATACCAATTCAGATCCCCTTGGTGTGGAACTAGGGGGAACTTTGAAAAATGTGATTGCGATCGCCGCTGGTGTGTGCGATGGTTTACAACTAGGAACCAATGCCAAAGCTGCTTTAGTCACCCGTGGACTTACAGAAATAATTCGCGTCGGTAACAACTGGGGCGCAAAGACGGGAACATTTTATGGTTTATCGGGTCTAGGAGATCTGTTAGCAACCTGCAACAGTCCCTTAAGTCGCAATTACCAAGTCGGCTATCAGCTAGCTGGTGGTAAGACACTTACAGAAATTCTCACAAATTTACAAGGAACCGCTGAGGGAGTTAACACTTGTCGGGTTTTGATACAACGAGCCAAGCAACAAAACATTGCTGTGCCAATTACCGAGCAAGTTTATCACCTACTTCAGGGTCAAATCACACCCCGACAAGCACTTGATGAACTAATGTTACGAGATATCAAGCCTGAGTATAACTACTAG
- a CDS encoding restriction endonuclease subunit S: MSLRMNSKTLPKGWIEKKLGEICLIKHGFAFKSQFFTSEESDYVLLTPGSFYESGGYREQGEKTKYYIGKIPNGFILKKGDFLFAMTEQAPGLLGSPLIVPESNRFLHNQRLGLVQVFDGIDWHNDFFFHLFNTQEFRAAVQSSASGVKVRHTSPNKLGAISIRFPPTIVEQKAIADNLNEAFEGIDRAIANTEKNLTNASELFESYLNAIFTKKGKGWTEKKLGDIATFRNGLNFTKSSKGESIKIVGVKDFQNYFWIQEDQLDSVTIDAELKEIDILRKGDILTVRSNGNKELIGRCVLAGDLSQKTSHSGFTIRIRIESENIYPQFIVYSLKSRHIRKQLIESGGGISISSLNQQGLSSITISFPKFSEQKAIVANINEIATESQRLEAIYTQKITALNELKQSILQKAFTGELTADTPKTAKEEIAA; encoded by the coding sequence ATGTCGTTGAGAATGAATAGTAAAACATTACCAAAAGGATGGATTGAAAAGAAATTAGGAGAGATTTGCTTGATAAAGCATGGGTTTGCTTTTAAGAGCCAATTTTTTACTTCTGAAGAATCTGATTATGTATTACTCACACCAGGCTCCTTCTATGAGAGTGGTGGATATCGTGAGCAAGGTGAAAAGACAAAATATTATATTGGCAAAATTCCTAATGGTTTTATTCTCAAGAAAGGTGATTTCCTTTTCGCCATGACAGAACAAGCTCCTGGACTTCTTGGCAGCCCTCTAATTGTTCCTGAGTCAAACAGATTTCTACACAATCAACGTCTTGGACTTGTACAAGTTTTTGATGGAATTGACTGGCATAACGATTTTTTCTTTCATCTGTTCAACACTCAAGAATTTAGAGCAGCAGTTCAAAGTAGTGCTTCAGGAGTTAAAGTTCGACATACATCTCCAAATAAATTAGGTGCTATATCAATTCGATTCCCTCCAACTATAGTTGAGCAAAAAGCTATAGCAGATAATCTGAATGAGGCGTTTGAGGGGATTGATAGAGCGATCGCAAACACCGAAAAAAACCTCACCAATGCCAGCGAACTATTTGAAAGCTATCTAAACGCCATCTTTACCAAGAAAGGCAAAGGGTGGACAGAGAAAAAGTTAGGAGATATAGCAACTTTTAGAAATGGTCTAAACTTCACAAAAAGTAGTAAAGGTGAGTCAATCAAGATTGTCGGCGTTAAAGATTTTCAAAACTATTTTTGGATTCAGGAAGATCAATTAGATTCCGTGACCATAGATGCAGAGTTAAAGGAAATAGATATCCTTCGCAAAGGAGATATATTAACTGTTCGTTCCAATGGCAATAAAGAATTAATAGGGCGTTGTGTACTAGCAGGTGATCTATCTCAAAAAACCTCACACTCTGGCTTCACAATTAGAATTCGCATAGAAAGTGAGAATATTTATCCCCAGTTTATAGTCTACTCTCTAAAATCTAGGCATATCCGAAAACAGCTAATAGAAAGTGGTGGCGGAATTAGCATTAGTAGTCTTAACCAACAGGGGCTTTCATCAATCACAATTAGTTTTCCTAAATTTTCAGAGCAAAAAGCTATTGTTGCAAACATTAACGAGATAGCCACTGAAAGTCAACGTCTCGAAGCGATTTACACACAAAAAATCACTGCACTCAATGAACTCAAACAATCGATCCTGCAAAAAGCCTTCACTGGCGAACTCACCGCAGACACCCCTAAAACTGCTAAAGAGGAAATTGCAGCATGA
- the sigC gene encoding RNA polymerase sigma factor SigC: protein MPATSFYADAAYNTQKSRQVLDSDLTVDESELSVDDLQELEMASVDHTNFAASANRRSTDLVRLYLQEIGRVRLLGRDEEVSEAQKVQRYLRMRIVLANAAKQGDEVISPYQKLIEVQERLTSELGHRPSLERWAATAGVMVSDLRPILADGKRRWAEIAKLTVEELEQVQSQGLQAKEHMIKANLRLVVSVAKKYQNRGLELLDLVQEGTLGLERAVEKFDPTKGYRFSTYAYWWIRQGITRAIATSSRTIRLPVHITEKLNKIKKAQRKIAQEKGRTPTLEDLAAELEMTPTQVREVLLRVPRSVSLETKVGKDKDTELGELLETDNVTPEEMLMRESLQKDLHHLLSDLTSRERDVILMRFGLADGHPYSLAEIGRALDLSRERVRQIESKALQKLRQPKRRNLIRDYLESLS, encoded by the coding sequence ATGCCAGCAACATCTTTTTATGCAGATGCCGCCTACAATACCCAAAAGTCCCGCCAGGTTTTGGACTCGGATCTCACGGTTGATGAAAGTGAGTTATCGGTAGATGATTTACAGGAGCTAGAAATGGCTTCTGTTGACCATACTAACTTTGCCGCTAGCGCTAACCGCCGTAGTACAGATCTTGTACGTCTATATCTTCAGGAAATCGGTCGGGTTAGGTTGTTAGGTCGAGATGAAGAGGTTTCAGAAGCTCAAAAAGTTCAGCGCTACTTGCGGATGCGGATAGTACTTGCTAATGCCGCAAAGCAAGGAGATGAGGTAATTTCGCCTTATCAGAAGTTAATTGAAGTCCAAGAGCGTCTAACTTCCGAACTAGGACATCGCCCGTCTTTGGAAAGGTGGGCTGCCACTGCTGGTGTCATGGTATCGGATCTCAGACCGATTTTGGCAGATGGCAAACGTCGCTGGGCTGAAATCGCTAAGTTGACAGTAGAAGAGTTGGAGCAAGTTCAGTCCCAAGGACTCCAGGCAAAAGAACACATGATTAAGGCTAATCTTCGCCTGGTTGTGTCTGTTGCTAAGAAGTACCAAAATCGTGGTTTGGAATTGTTGGATTTAGTCCAAGAAGGTACTCTTGGTTTGGAGAGGGCTGTAGAAAAATTTGACCCAACTAAGGGTTATCGCTTCAGTACCTATGCTTACTGGTGGATTCGTCAGGGAATTACACGGGCGATCGCTACTTCTAGTCGCACAATCCGCCTACCTGTTCATATTACAGAAAAGTTAAACAAAATCAAAAAAGCCCAGCGCAAAATTGCTCAAGAAAAAGGTCGCACCCCGACTCTAGAGGATCTAGCTGCTGAGTTGGAAATGACACCTACACAAGTACGTGAAGTTTTGTTGCGGGTTCCTCGCTCCGTGTCTTTGGAAACCAAGGTAGGCAAGGATAAAGATACTGAGTTAGGAGAATTACTGGAAACTGACAATGTAACTCCAGAAGAAATGTTAATGCGAGAATCTTTACAAAAAGACTTGCATCATCTTCTCTCGGATTTGACTAGTCGGGAACGCGACGTAATTTTGATGCGATTTGGTTTGGCAGATGGTCATCCTTACTCTTTAGCAGAAATTGGCCGCGCTCTCGATTTATCCCGCGAACGAGTACGACAAATTGAATCCAAGGCTTTGCAAAAGCTACGCCAACCCAAGCGCCGGAACCTTATCCGCGATTATTTGGAGTCTCTAAGTTAG
- a CDS encoding class I SAM-dependent DNA methyltransferase: MFEQTFKNIDDVLWKEAGCTTELDYTEQTSWLLFLKYLDDLEQERALEAELAGKPYEFIIDEAHRWSSWAAPKKADGTLDHDNALIGDDLIDYVNRKLFPYLQSFKQRATSPDTIEYKIGEIFSEIKNRFQSGYSLRDALEYIDELRFRSQQEKHELSHLYEAKIKNMGNAGRNGGEYYTPRPLIRAMIQVVKPKIGDRIYDGACGSAGFLCESYDYLRRGKLTTKELEILQKHTFTGKEKKSLAYVIAIMNMILHGIDAPNIIHTNTLTENLSDIQDKNRFDVILANPPFGGKERKEVQQNFPIKTGETAFLFLQHFIKMLKIGGRAAVVIKNTFLSNSDNASRALRQELLSSCNLHTILDCPSGTFIGAGVKTVVLFFEKGKPFDSVQGMPLFSQGKPLTQGMATQKIWYYQLDPGRSLGKTNALNDEDLREFVEFQATFAESEKSWLVDIADVDRVTFDLSVKNPNKTEESKLREPQEILDEIAALDAESAEILAGIGEMVCR; this comes from the coding sequence ATGTTTGAGCAAACTTTTAAAAATATTGATGATGTTCTCTGGAAAGAGGCGGGTTGTACTACAGAGTTAGATTACACGGAGCAAACCTCTTGGCTGCTGTTTCTGAAGTATTTGGATGATTTGGAGCAGGAAAGGGCGCTAGAGGCGGAACTGGCTGGCAAGCCATACGAATTTATTATTGATGAGGCGCATCGCTGGTCATCTTGGGCAGCACCGAAAAAAGCGGATGGTACATTGGATCATGATAATGCGCTGATTGGCGATGATCTGATTGATTATGTCAACCGCAAGTTATTCCCATATTTACAGAGTTTTAAGCAACGGGCTACTAGTCCAGATACAATCGAATACAAGATTGGGGAAATTTTTAGCGAGATTAAGAATAGGTTTCAAAGCGGCTACAGCTTACGGGATGCGCTGGAATATATTGATGAGCTACGGTTTCGATCGCAACAGGAGAAACACGAGCTATCGCATCTCTATGAAGCCAAAATCAAAAATATGGGTAATGCAGGGCGTAATGGTGGGGAATATTACACGCCGCGTCCGTTGATTCGGGCAATGATTCAGGTGGTGAAGCCGAAGATTGGCGATCGCATTTATGATGGGGCTTGTGGTTCGGCTGGGTTTTTGTGCGAGAGTTACGACTATTTACGTCGGGGTAAGCTGACAACAAAAGAGCTTGAGATTCTTCAAAAACATACGTTTACGGGTAAAGAAAAGAAAAGTTTGGCGTATGTGATTGCCATCATGAATATGATTTTGCATGGCATTGATGCGCCGAATATTATCCACACCAACACGCTGACGGAAAATCTCAGTGATATTCAAGACAAGAATCGTTTTGATGTCATCTTGGCTAATCCGCCATTTGGGGGGAAGGAACGCAAGGAAGTACAGCAGAATTTCCCGATTAAAACTGGGGAAACAGCGTTTCTGTTTTTGCAGCATTTCATCAAAATGCTGAAGATAGGCGGTAGGGCTGCGGTAGTAATCAAAAATACATTCCTGTCAAATTCGGACAATGCTTCGCGGGCATTGCGTCAAGAGCTTTTGAGTAGTTGCAATTTGCACACCATTTTAGATTGTCCGAGTGGGACTTTTATCGGTGCGGGGGTGAAAACAGTGGTGCTGTTTTTTGAGAAAGGAAAGCCCTTCGACTCCGTTCAGGGAATGCCTTTATTTTCTCAGGGAAAACCTTTAACTCAGGGGATGGCTACTCAGAAAATTTGGTATTACCAACTCGATCCGGGGCGTAGTTTGGGGAAAACAAATGCGCTGAATGATGAGGATTTGCGCGAGTTTGTGGAGTTTCAGGCTACCTTTGCAGAGTCGGAAAAGTCTTGGCTGGTGGATATTGCTGATGTGGATCGGGTGACGTTTGATTTGTCGGTGAAGAATCCGAATAAGACTGAGGAATCGAAGTTACGAGAACCGCAGGAAATTTTGGATGAAATTGCGGCTTTAGATGCGGAGAGTGCAGAAATTTTGGCTGGAATTGGGGAAATGGTATGTCGTTGA